The following DNA comes from Triticum aestivum cultivar Chinese Spring chromosome 3D, IWGSC CS RefSeq v2.1, whole genome shotgun sequence.
TGCATGATCACATAAGCAATCATCACATTTCACACATCTTGCGCTAGCTCCATGTTCTGGTAGGGTACCGAACAATAGCCCATCGAGATTGGAGCACGCCGAAAGCAcactccacatccttcctagcactctcttgtgcTTGTGCAAATCTAGCTCGCTTCTCTCCTGGAGATTGTTTTCACaagagttgaccactgaggatagatactgtCAAGTAGTATCCCTTATTGTAGTGGTAGCCATTGACCTCAAACTTGACCTCAAGGCAGTTGCCTTCAGCAAGCCGTGCGGACACTGAAGACCGCTGGagcatgttgatgtcattgtgagaacctgccacgCTGAcgaaagagtgccaaatccagaggtcttgTGATGCCACGACTTCGAGTATGACCGTGCAAACTTTAACATGCCCCTTATACTACTCCTgtcaagcaaatggacagttctttcactttcagtgcatacaatctatactGGCTAGCGTTTTCAGAAAGCGTCTAGATTCATTGATCACCAGCAACTTGGGTTGTGTCTACAACATTTGATTCTCTGAAGTACTTCGGGTCAAACACAACAACCAAAGCTCTGTAGAACCTGTACAATGATTCAAGGCATGTGGACTCACTCATCTAGGCACACGCATCCAGAAGATCACCAGGAATTATGTATGCAAGCATCCGGATAGCCGcatgcatttctgataagaggagaagccaaccCTTCCATGGGCACCATTCTTGTATCTAAAGTAATCATCATACTCCACCACTCCCTCTTGGATATAGTTGAACACATGTCTAGCCATTCGTAAACGTCACCGGAAAAGCTTGACATTATAGGGTGGGGACGTGGACTGGAAATAATCGTCATAGAGTAGGCAATGGCCGCTCTCCTTATTATGATTCAAGGCCGGAGCATGGCCCGGGATCAACCCCCTAAACATTGGCTAAATTCTACAAAAATGTGCTCATTGACGACCATAGTAGCAATTACAAAAGTCCTTTAAGATATGATTGAAACATTTTGCTTATATGAACTTTATTAATGATTGATAGTTCATCTTAAACGTGAGACATTTTGATTTTTGATGGTAAATTAAGATTATTTATGCAACTTATACCCCCGCTCCCCAAATACAATTTTTTTTGTCAATCCTTGATGAAATTAATGAGGGGGTAAGTAGGAATATCGTTAACAAATGTGTATCAGAAGTGTAGATAGACTTGCATTTGGGTGAAGTTAAAAACGCCAAGGGTAGTTGCTCACGTGATCATGTCCATCTAGTCGATAAATGAAAAACTTGTTTGTGCTTATGCTATCAACACGCAGGTATCAACTACTACTTTTGTTCAAGCTTCATTAGTCATTACTTTTGGTTTGTGTCCATATACACGAACAATGATAAAATCGTTACTACAAAAATCGCTGAAAAAGCTGGTTTTCAAAGATTTAGAAAGGTATAATCTCTTGCTTATATTATTGGCATCTCCGTTTCTTCCTGGAACACTTCAGAGGCGCTTATAATTAACTAAATGGGACAACAACAGTTGTTGTCGTCATTGCAGAAAGCCCCGGGGATCAGCGGCATGTCGCCGCCGCCGCAAAACTTCTTGCACCGCTCGTCGATGCAGTTTGGGAAGTGTTTGGAGTAGCACGAAGCCGGCAGGGGAAAAGCACGGGGTTTATCCATCTGCATACGGGTGTAAAGAAACAAACGATTAAAAAAATGTAGAGATTAGATATCCAATCTGAAAAAAAATTGCTTCATCGTATGATCTCAACGGAGACATTGCAAATTAAATAGAAATTTCAAATGATTAACCTTTTCGTGGGCACGGCATGAGGAGAGAAGAAGGGTGGCAGCCATGACCACCATGAGGGCGGCCACGAAGCAGGACAGGGCGCTCGTGTTCTTCTTCAGCATCGCCATATGTATAGTACAAGAGGAGGCTAACTACACTTCACGTACGTACAGTTCTTCTTTTCCCTGTGTTGTTATTTGTGATTTGTGTGTGTTTATATAGACCGTAAATACATTGGTGTGCCTGCCTAGCTAATTATATCCTGTTTTATGGGGAATGGATATATATCCTGTTTTAGGGGGAATGGATATATATGTTGTGTATGGACAAGTGGATAGCTACTGCATGGATGCTCATGGAAGAAGGTTATTAATTGTGATTATTAGTACTTATCTTTGGCGAAGATTTCTATTCAAATTTAAGAGTAACCTAAAGTGTCTTATAGAAGTTTACAGAGAGAGTATATTTTTAGCTGCAAAATATGCTAGAGTAGGGATTACTCCTTGCACTTTTTGATTTGAGAATCATTACTGCTTGCACTTGTTGCCTCATGGGTTAACCCACAGAATACGGGCGCTGCTGTGTATGCTCAGAGCGAGCGGTACCGCCTGCGCGAGATGGGCCTGTCGCAGCAAGCCAGTATAGTTATGTTTCTTTTGTCAATTCTTTTCTTTGATCCCTCTtatttaaaatttaaaaaaaaatcatgggTACAGTACAAAAAAGTTTTAAATTCGAAAAAATGTTCACATAAATATTCTTGAATTTAAACAATGCTCAAACCGCCGCCCCGCAAAGCACAGACGGCACAACTGGACGCGGAGGCACATGTGATCGCGGATTAGAACGCCACCAACTGTGCATTCTACCCACCGCCAAACATTGTTTGGCCACTCCGGCGGCGAGAGTGCTGGCCCCTCCACTTCCCTCATGGGCCCCGCGTCCACCGGCCACGGATAGGTCGCGAACTCCGATGAGGGTGAGTAGGGCATGGGAGCAATAGAGCATTGTGTCCCAACTGGGCTGGTccgcctcccatgttctacttctcctcgcaGGCGACCATACCTTCACTTCGTGGGTGTTATTGCCGCCACTCATGGAGACAACAGATGGATGGAGCATTCGCAGGAAGAACAAGGACTTGGACGACGAACACCGTTGTAAGCTAGGTTTAGGTCCGACCCCCTTTTTCCTTAATGAAAAttgttcaaaatgtaatgaatttcgttcGGTTCGTATGAAAATCATCcagtttgcatgtaattcgtctGGTTAATTCAAACTAGGCTtgatatgtgacgcccccgatttgaccgtacactaatcatacacgcaacgtgtacgatcaagatcag
Coding sequences within:
- the LOC123073933 gene encoding uncharacterized protein, whose amino-acid sequence is MAMLKKNTSALSCFVAALMVVMAATLLLSSCRAHEKMDKPRAFPLPASCYSKHFPNCIDERCKKFCGGGDMPLIPGAFCNDDNNCCCPI